A portion of the Jaculus jaculus isolate mJacJac1 chromosome 5, mJacJac1.mat.Y.cur, whole genome shotgun sequence genome contains these proteins:
- the Thnsl1 gene encoding threonine synthase-like 1 — MNSTCKLKMNSFSCQFLVLLGCRRFSGRLGQSGEERMLGLSGCRRLWHIAQRGFASARLSTGTHTRQFLPRAFACSEWRKAWHSAHSLVGDKNIILMGPPGAGKTTVGRIVGQRLGCCVIDVDDDILTKTWNMSVSEKLRDVGNERFLEEEGKAVLNLSASGSVISLTGSNPMHEACMRHLKRHGIVVFLDVPLGDILGRLRSMKLDRIVGQSSGTPMKDLLQLRRQYYKKWYDARVFCESGASPEEVADKVLGAVRRFQDTGAETFVSTRQRQAPAKFFSEAVVEGLAPDGGLFVPEKELPKLSAGEWSSLVGATYVERAQVLLERCIHPADVPAARLGQMIESAYGDGFACAKVAPVRHLSGNQFILELFHGPTGSFKDLALQLMPRIFAHCSPPGCNYLILVATSGDTGSAVLHGFSRLAGSDKRRIAVATFFPDHGVSDFQKAQIVGSQGENGWAIGVDSDFDFCQAAIKRIFKDSDFTGFLTVEYGTVLSSANSINWGRLLPQVVYHASAYLDLVGQGFVSFGSPVDVCIPTGNFGNILAAVYAKMMGIPFRKFICASNQNHVLTDFIKTGHYDLRDRKLAQTFSPSIDILKSSNLERHLYWMANKDGQLMETLYNQLESQRHFQIEKILVEKLQRDFLADWCSEEDCLATINATYNTSGYILDPHTAVAKVVADRMQDKTCPVIISSTAHYSKFAPAIMRALRIQEINQTLSSQLYLLGSYNALPPPHEALLERTKQQEKMDYRVCAADVDVLKSEVEKIIQSQFIRKSLE; from the exons ATGAACAGCACATGCAAGCTGAAAATGAATTCATTCTCCTGCCAATTCTTAGTTTTACTT GGCTGCAGGCGGTTCTCAGGCCGCCTTGGGCAGAGCGGTGAGGAGAGGATGCTGGGCTTGAGCGGGTGTCGGCGCCTTTGGCACATCGCACAGAGGGGCTTTGCAAGCGCTCGCCTTAGCACCGGGACACACACACGGCAGTTCCTCCCAAGAGCCTTTGCATGTTCAGAATGGAGGAAGGCATGGCATTCAGCCCACTCTCTCGTGGGAGACAAAAATATTATCCTGATGGGACCTCCTGGGGCTGGGAAAACAACAGTGGGCCGAATAGTGGGTCAGAGGCTGGGGTGCTGTGTGATAGATGTGGATGATGATATCCTGACCAAAACCTGGAACATGAGCGTGTCTGAGAAGTTGCGGGATGTTGGTAACGAGCGGTTTTTAGAGGAGGAAGGCAAGGCCGTGCTGAACCTGTCTGCGTCGGGAAGTGTGATCTCCCTGACCGGTTCCAACCCCATGCATGAGGCCTGCATGCGGCACCTCAAGAGGCACGGAATCGTCGTGTTCCTGGACGTGCCGCTCGGAGACATCCTCGGCCGGCTCAGGTCCATGAAACTGGACCGGATCGTGGGCCAGAGCTCAGGGACACCCATGAAGGACCTGCTTCAGCTGAGAAGGCAGTATTACAAGAAGTGGTATGACGCTCGGGTTTTCTGCGAAAGCGGGGCCTCCCCCGAGGAGGTGGCCGACAAGGTGCTGGGCGCCGTGCGGCGGTTCCAGGACACGGGCGCCGAGACCTTCGTCTCCACGCGGCAGCGGCAGGCCCCGGCCAAGTTCTTCAGCGAAGCCGTGGTTGAGGGGCTGGCCCCTGACGGTGGGCTCTTCGTCCCAGAGAAGGAGCTGCCGAAGTTGAGCGCTGGAGAGTGGAGCAGCCTGGTGGGCGCCACCTACGTGGAAAGGGCGCAGGTCCTGCTGGAGCGGTGCATCCACCCTGCGGATGTCCCCGCCGCCCGCCTCGGGCAGATGATCGAATCGGCCTACGGGGATGGCTTCGCCTGCGCCAAGGTGGCCCCGGTCAGGCACCTCTCGGGAAACCAGTTCATCCTGGAGCTGTTCCACGGGCCGACGGGATCCTTCAAAGACCTGGCTTTACAGCTCATGCCCCGCATCTTCGCGCACTGCAGCCCGCCAGGTTGCAACTACCTGATCCTCGTGGCCACGTCGGGGGACACGGGCAGTGCCGTCTTGCACGGCTTCAGCCGCCTCGCGGGGAGTGACAAGCGGAGAATAGCCGTGGCCACGTTTTTCCCAGACCACGGAGTCAGTGATTTTCAAAAGGCACAAATAGTTGGCAgtcagggagaaaatgggtgggccATAGGGGTCGACTCAGACTTCGATTTTTGCCAGGCAGCCattaaaaggatttttaaagaCTCTGACTTCACCGGCTTTCTGACTGTGGAATATGGGACGGTCTTAAGCTCAGCTAATTCCATCAACTGGGGCCGACTGCTTCCCCAGGTAGTTTATCATGCTTCCGCATACCTCGACCTCGTCGGCCAAGGGTTTGTTTCCTTTGGAAGCCCGGTAGATGTCTGTATTCCCACAGGAAACTTTGGTAACATTTTAGCAGCCGTGTATGCCAAAATGATGGGGATTCCTTTTCGAAAGTTTATCTGCGCTTCGAATCAGAACCATGTTTTGACTGACTTTATAAAAACGGGACATTACGATCTACGGGACAGGAAGTTAGCACAAACCTTTTCACCATCAATAGATATTCTCAAATCTTCCAACCTGGAACGCCATCTATACTGGATGGCCAATAAAGATGGACAACTAATGGAAACACTGTATAATCAGTTAGAAAGTCAGCGTCACTTCCAGATAGAAAAGATCCTGGTTGAGAAGCTGCAGCGAGACTTCCTCGCGGACTGGTGCTCTGAGGAAGACTGTCTGGCTACCATCAATGCCACCTACAACACCTCGGGGTATATTTTGGATCCACACACTGCGGTTGCAAAAGTGGTTGCAGACAGAATGCAAGACAAGACCTGCCCAGTGATCATCTCCTCCACTGCCCATTACTCCAAGTTTGCACCTGCCATCATGCGGGCTCTAAGGATTCAAGAAATCAACCAAACTTTGTCCAGCCAGCTTTACTTGCTGGGCTCCTACAATGCCTTGCCTCCACCACATGAGGCTTTGTTAGAGAGAACAAAGCAGCAAGAGAAGATGGACTACCGGGTTTGTGCTGCTGATGTGGATGTCCTGAAGAGTGAGGTAGAGAAAATAATCCAGAGTCAATTCATACGCAAGTCTTTGGAGTAG